In Tissierellales bacterium, the genomic stretch TCACTTCCACTATAATATTTAATAATTATTATCATATCATATTACATCAAAAAGGGGCTTCTCCTAACTAAATTCATAGTTATGAAATAACCCCTTTTGTTTATGTTAAATTAAAACAATTATTTTATTAATATTGATGATAGTTGTGGCACAAATGTTATTACTAATAAATCAAATATTAGTAAAGCTATAAATGGTAATGCCCCTTTTACAACATCAGATAATGATATTTCTCCTATACCTGATGCCACAAATAAGTTTAAACCAAACGGAGGTGTTAACATCCCTATTGATAGATTCACTATCATAATAACACCGAAATGAATTGGATCTATTCCAATACCTGTTACTATAGGTAAAAATAAAGGTGTCAGTATCAATACTGCTGCACTAGAGTCCATAATCATACCTACAAATAACAAAATAATATTGATTAATAACATTATTACAATTGGTGAAGCTTGTAATCCTAATACTGTTTGGGCAACTACTTGTGGTACTTGTTTAAAAGTTAAATACCAGCTAAATACTGCCGAATTAGCTATCACAAACATTATCATAGCTGATGTTACTACAGATTTTTTTGCGATCCTAAATATATCCTTAAATCTAATTTCTTTATAAACAAAAATTGAAATGACCAAACTATATATTATAGAAATAGCTGCTGCCTCAGTAGGAGTAGCTAATCCTTTATAGATTCCTCCTAGGATAATCACAGGCATTAATATACTAAAAAAGGCTTCCTTAAATGTATCCCATACTTCCCTTAAACTTGGTACATCGGATTTCATTTGATTATTCACTCTTGAGTATATGTAGCTAAAAATTATTAAAGTTAATCCTATAAAGATACCAGGTATAACTGCTGCCATAAATAAATTACTTATAGATTGTTCTGAAACTACCCCATAAGACATCATCGTAATACTCGGAGGTATAACTATTCCTAATGAACCTGCCGCACATAAAAGTCCAACAGAAAACTTTCCATCATATCCATTATCCTTTAAATTTGGTATCATTACCCCACCTA encodes the following:
- a CDS encoding TRAP transporter large permease, whose protein sequence is MILPAIFILLLVLGVPIGITTGLSSIAAIYSSGIGLDVIVQKIYSGVNSFSLMAIPFFIFAGDIMLEGGASKKLIDFANKLFGWITGGLPITAVVSSMFFAALSGSSPATVAGVGGVMIPNLKDNGYDGKFSVGLLCAAGSLGIVIPPSITMMSYGVVSEQSISNLFMAAVIPGIFIGLTLIIFSYIYSRVNNQMKSDVPSLREVWDTFKEAFFSILMPVIILGGIYKGLATPTEAAAISIIYSLVISIFVYKEIRFKDIFRIAKKSVVTSAMIMFVIANSAVFSWYLTFKQVPQVVAQTVLGLQASPIVIMLLINIILLFVGMIMDSSAAVLILTPLFLPIVTGIGIDPIHFGVIMIVNLSIGMLTPPFGLNLFVASGIGEISLSDVVKGALPFIALLIFDLLVITFVPQLSSILIK